The nucleotide sequence atatttttcaaaagttttggtCCTCTTGAACACCCCTTTTTCAAACAAGGGATGTCACACGTATTGATTATGGTACCCCAGCCAATACCCTATACCTAATGCCACCTACACCCTCCTTCCTTGctgtatttattttcattttgagaaatttatctACTTATCCCATAACATTTCgttatttttagaataaatttttgaaaaaaaaattcacacattaAACTAAAAGCTCTTCAGCCACAGGGTAGTACCAAAACACGCGTGGGCACCCCCTCTACTTCTACACTGAAAAAAGTCAAGGGGTCAataagaacttttttcaaaataaggaaaaacgaaacattttataattttttttcaatgtttctcgaaagtttttttctctctactcACGTGGCTGTATTTCGTGCCCCTGCGGACTGATCGATATATGCAACCATTATAACATGACTCAACTTCGGTTACACACTTACCCACATGCAAGGAACCAGACCACTCTGGTTTCACCCTATTTcgggggaaatattttggaatgcagtgttCCCAATTCATTATTGCTAACttggaaacattgaaaaaaattcataagtttttggctatttttctcgttttctcgTTCTAAAGCGTGCAAAGAGTATTCTACCCGATGAATTTTTCAGGTTTGAGGTGGTTGAAAGTACGACGTTTTTCTAAGCTAATTTTTTGCTAGCCTTCTCTCTCCTCTCCCGTCCCAAGAAGAGTTGTTGAACAAAGGCATGTAATTTTCTGATGTTAggtctatttttcaatttctaattgTTATTAAGACTCACCTGGAACGACATTTATCGGTAAGTACATTAACTTATGTTCGTTCGTATACGATAAAAATTTCAGCCCTTTAGCTTTCATTTAAACAAGAGCTGTGGcgaaaaaagtattgaaagagtgtgtcatttttttcaaatgacctTACAcaccaagaaaaaaatgataatgcaTTCAAACGTTAAATATGACATACAACCTTATACTTGGTCCTTAAACAGTATttattcaacattaaaaaaataactttaatAATCACGTGCTATAATTACATATTCATACATTTTGACACGATAAATCATCagtttctttttcgaaatcaaattctCGTACATTTCAGCCAAATTCCACCTTTAATGTCAAATAATCCCACACCAGGAGAGTGTTCCACGGGAAGCTTCAGTTTAGGCGACACGTGGTAGGAAAAATCCTTCAATAAGTTGACAGCTCCTACTTTTACTTGCATTTTGGCGAAACGTTCGCCTATAAgtatgattaaattttaatgaGTGGGTCTAGTTAGATATTTATTTGTTATGATTGATTTGGGGTAGAACATATCAACGCCTGGATGATATTATACCTAGACTTACCTATACAAACTCGTGGCCCTTCACCAAACGGTAAAAATGTGTAATGAGGTCGTTTAGCTTTTGCTTCTTCGGTAAAGTGCTCCGGGTAGAATTCGTCTGGCCTTTCGTAATATTTTGAGTCGTAATGTATACCTCGGATTGATATACTGGTAGTAGTGCCTTCTGGAATTACGAATTTTGAGCCAGGTATTTTGTACGGTTTATCGCATTCCCTTCCTAAACTTCCTGTTATCGGAAATTTTCTCAAGGTTTctgcaaaaatatatttttagattggaaaaaaattgaaaattatttagcTTAATTTTGAGATTGAATTGATTTCTTTACCATCTATAACCATATCTAGGTACTTCATTTGTTTCATCGCTTCGTAAGTGAATTCGTTATCGTTGTTTTCCAACACTTGTATTATCTCGTCTCTCAACTTATCTTGAACGTGTTGATTTTGAGCCAATTCTAGTAACATGAAGCTCAACGTGCTAGAAGATGTCTCAAATCCGGCCACGAAAAACAGAAAACTCTGAGCTGCCATGAGCTCAACGGTCATGTCTGAAAATGAATTGGGGGAATATGAGTGTGCATAATgctttaaaataggtacctacctgttgACGTTTTGAAGCATTTCGCAAACTTACCTACGTTACTCGCGGTGTGTTTTCCACCTATTTGGcttatgaatttttccaaatcttggcGAGTTTGATGATCATCAGTCTTATGAGAATCCGTTTCGTTTTTGAGGTTGATCAGTAAGTCGAGAAAATCTCTTCGAACGACTTTGTGTTCTTCTCGGTGTTTGACTGTTTTTTGTACCAGGCCCAGAAAGAATTCGGAGACGTCGTTGTTATTacgaaataaattgaagaagtttTGAAGTTTAGGAAACATGAAGCGTAATATGTTTATATAGCTGATGataaaataagcaaaaaaaaagtacgtgtttgaatttttgagtatctACTCAATTTGACGACGATGCAAATTTTGACGTTTGTCACCTGATTTCGAAAACCTTGTTGCCCATTTTTCTGAACACAGAATCCGGATCATCTAGCGAATTAATTTCTAAGCCAAATGCGCAGCTTCCGATTACGTCGGTGGTGAAACGAGCGCAGATGTCTTTGACATAGAAATCGTCCTTGTTTGAGATCTCTTCTAAAACGGTGTGTAATTTGGTACCGCACTCTCGGACCAGAGGGAACATCAGTTTCATTTTACCCGAAGTGAATGTACTCGTCATTTTGATTCTGAGGTTTTTCCATTCTTCACCTTTGGATAGTATAAAAACATGGAAATGCAgttgtaatttaaattttaaaaaaaaacttgataatttgaATTTGTGTTGTTATAAAATTAGTTACCTACCCCTCATCATGAATAAATTCTGGCTCAAAATATCCGATTTGTTCGATTTAAGgtgacgattttgaaaataggaaaaatctTTAACCAAGATGGTCCTTATCAGTTCCGGGTCTCTGATCAAGACGGTCTTTTTCGTTCCCACGAACATTCCTCCGAATCGATGAGGTGCCAGCTGATTGTACATGTCGAATTGAATCATCGGCAAGGATTTCTTCATCGCGATCCAGTCGAACgtgttgccaaaaaatggcaaagGTTTGACGTAGGGgacgtcatttttttcgaaatacgagtacaaatttttgtaagagAAATACAAATacacgaataataataatatcgcGGCGATTATCAAATCACTCGTATCCATCGCGAATTACGACTCTTAATTCGAATCAAGTCGGCACGAGATGCTCGATTTAGTTATTCTAACTCACTGTAGAATTTACTCGCGATTAAAAATTGTGCTTGAAGGAAATTATTATTGTGTGCATTGCatacgtagataggtacttagtaCCTACCGGGAAAAAAGTTTCACGAATAGTTGAAATAAGCGTCGTAAATTACACAGCTTTAATAGGTACGTATGTAGCCTATGTACACTCAGTGATAATCTGTGAGCGGTCTCGGTTGATGAATCAACGCGTGATGATGTATTATTATAAAAGAATATTTTGATAtacgtggtgttttttttctggttacGATAGATGAGGTTAACGTTAACGTAATTTTGTTGTATTATTGCACGATATTGGCGAAATTTTTAGATGGGAAAGGAAGATGCAAAACTGCAAGCTTATGTGCATAGCTGTGCACATGTactgtttttttaaacaatatttttagcAGGGTATTTTGTTAACCATTCGTTGAAGGGCTTGATTTGATACAGAAATATTGGGAGAAAACAGATTACCAATTTGCTCAATTGATacactaaaaattaatcaattcgttcgcgaatgattcatcaaaaattgattatttcgttcgcgaatgattcacccaaaaattgttcaattcattcgcgaatgattcaccgacaattgattaattcgttcgggaatgattcattaaaaattgattatttcgttcacgaatgattcacttggaaatcaatcaatttgttcaattgattcaccaaaaattgttcaattcgttggcgaatgattcaccaataattaatcaattcgttcatgaatgatttacttgaaaatcaatcaatttgttcaatttattcaccaacaattgttcaattcgttcgcgaatgattcactaaaaattgatcatttcgttcacatatgatttaccaaaaaattattcaattcgttcgcgaatgattcaccaataattaatcaattcgttcacgaatgattcacttggaaatcaatcaatttgttcaatttattcaccaacaattgttcaattcgttcgcgaatgattcactaaaaattgattattttgttcacaaatgatttaccaaaaaaaaaatttcaattcgtttacgaatgattcaccaacaatcatttaattcgttcgcaaatgatacaccaacaattaatcaattcgttcgtgaatgattcattaaaaattaattatttcgttcacgaatgatccacttggaaatcaatcaatttgttcaattgattCTCACCaacaaattgttcaattcgttcgcgaatgattcactaataattaatcaattcgttcacgaatgattcacttggaaatcaatcaattcgcTCAATCGATTCACTAataaataatcaattcgttagcgaatgatttactaaaaattaattattttgttcacaaacaattaccaaaaaaaaaattcaattcgtttgcgaatgattcaccaacaattattcaattcgttcgcgaaagattcattaaaaattgattatttcgttcacgaatgattcacttagaaatcaatcaatttgctcaattgattcaccaataattaatcaattcgttcgcgaatgattcaccaacaattaatcaattattcgttcgtgaatgattcactaaaaattgattattttgttcgcgaatggtttgcctagaaatcaataaatttgttcaatcgccaatcgtttgtgaatgattcaattcgattgTAAAGGGATCAATTGCTATGCAAATGTTTCACAAAAactgattcaattcgtttgtaaaagctttttatttgaagaaaagtctgTTTTCTCACGCCGAAAGCAGACAGAAGACGGAAGTGATTGAAGTGCTTATAATTACTATCGTTATCGGGCTTCGTAAAACTGAAacgtaaaatattaatttttattggagtagatcgcgaaaaaaaagtcggaagatttttttctcaccaaaTTCAGTGAAGATCTTCATTTTGGTTTGAAACgaactcagaaaaattttgcttCAGTGATGCCCCTGGAGAGAAAACATCGGTCCTAAAAGAgggggaatttttaaagaaaaaaaatcgtggtttttccACTGTACTCCCTATACAACcggttttggtaaaaatggctCAGGTCTTAAAGATGgtgtttgagattctgcgttgacctAGGTTATTGCCATCTAAACCGAGACCTCTTTGAGAGTTCTACTGAgagattaaaaatttgtaaatcgtttattttttgggtaaattcgtgttttgaaaattttttattctgaaatattttgcattaattatgtcaaaacatggaaaaataaaaatggagaaatattttgaaatgaatggtGCCAAATTTTTTACCGTTATTGCCTCTttctaaaacttcaaaaaaagttgatatttttctcgatttgttagaattggcaaaaatgcccaaaaaattggcaccactgcgttcaaaaattcaactttgaaaaaataactaattacGGCTTGCGTGGTAATTAATCATCCATCTTGACTCAGTACACAATTGGGTTTTATCGTTTTCAAATTCTCGTACAATTCAACCAAATTCCGCCTTTGATATCGGACAATATGATGCCAGGAGCGAATTCCACCGGGTGCTTCAATTTAGGCGACACGTGATaagaaaaatccttcaataAATTAACAGCTCCTACTTTTACTTGCATTCTGGCGAAACGTACagctgtaaaaataaattaaatgtcGGAATTTTTCACTGTGGattaacacttttttcaaattcagtaaTCAGTTACCTATCGATCCGTCtaattaaaatgtacctatcaaaaaatcacaagtgTTTTTTTCACTCCCAAGCATAGTAAAATATTGATGTAAATTCATCTAAAGTGCTTTCCCTTGGTTTAGAAAAATCTATACGAGGAAATGTAGAATTTCTATGTGATTTCTCGCGATGAAGATGAATATTCCCCCCCTCCCcgtgatgacattttttgataaacggTGATGCGAAGAAAGATTCGAATGATAATGGCTTACCTATACAAGCTCTCGGACCATCGCCGAATGACAAGAAAGTATATTGAGGTCGTTTAGCTTTAGCTTCATCGGTGAAGTGCTCAGGATAGAATTCGTTTGGTTTTTCGTAATATTTCGAGTCGTAATGTATTCCTTTCATCGATGTATAGACGATAGTTCCTTGTGGAATAACATATTCTGAGCCGGGAATTTTATACGGTATGGAACATTCCCTGCTTAGAATTCCGAATATCGGGAACCTTCTCAAGGTTTCTGCAAGCatagatacgagtaggtattttaaatttgagaGAATTCTAAAATACGTTCTTTCAACAGCGAACTCCCTACCAAGTTTGAACAAGATATTGGTTTATTTACCGTCTATAACCATATCTAAGTACTTCATTTGTTTCATTGCTTCGTAAGTGAATTCATTATTGTTGTTTTCCAACACTTTAACAATCTCTTCTCTGAGCTTATCTTGGATGTGTTGATTTCGAGCCAATTCTAGTAACATAAAACTCAGCGTACTAGAAGGCTGCTCGAATCCACCCACGAAAAACAGATAACATTGAGCTGTTATGATCTCGATGGTCACGTctgaaagttgattttgattcatGAATTATTGAATATGGTCTCGTGAACACTTTTTAGTCAGTTTCAGACTTCAGTATTCGGAGCATGACAATTTGTTGACTTACCTACATTATTCTTGGAATGTTTTCCT is from Planococcus citri chromosome 1, ihPlaCitr1.1, whole genome shotgun sequence and encodes:
- the LOC135841755 gene encoding probable cytochrome P450 6a23; this translates as MDTSDLIIAAILLLFVYLYFSYKNLYSYFEKNDVPYVKPLPFFGNTFDWIAMKKSLPMIQFDMYNQLAPHRFGGMFVGTKKTVLIRDPELIRTILVKDFSYFQNRHLKSNKSDILSQNLFMMRGEEWKNLRIKMTSTFTSGKMKLMFPLVRECGTKLHTVLEEISNKDDFYVKDICARFTTDVIGSCAFGLEINSLDDPDSVFRKMGNKVFEISYINILRFMFPKLQNFFNLFRNNNDVSEFFLGLVQKTVKHREEHKVVRRDFLDLLINLKNETDSHKTDDHQTRQDLEKFISQIGGKHTASNVDMTVELMAAQSFLFFVAGFETSSSTLSFMLLELAQNQHVQDKLRDEIIQVLENNDNEFTYEAMKQMKYLDMVIDETLRKFPITGSLGRECDKPYKIPGSKFVIPEGTTTSISIRGIHYDSKYYERPDEFYPEHFTEEAKAKRPHYTFLPFGEGPRVCIGERFAKMQVKVGAVNLLKDFSYHVSPKLKLPVEHSPGVGLFDIKGGIWLKCTRI